Proteins found in one Streptococcus anginosus subsp. whileyi MAS624 genomic segment:
- a CDS encoding ABC transporter ATP-binding protein yields MNLIEVKDLSKEIRGKEILKNISFTINDGECVALIGPNGAGKTTLMDCLLGDKFLTGGQVGIQSLQPTNNQLKQVVAILPQENTVMADLKVNELLNFFQSVYPNSLSNQEIDVLLKFTDKQKEQLASKLSGGQKRLLSFVLALIGRPKILFLDEPTSAMHTSTRQHFWEVVDELKKNGVTIVYSSHYIEEVEHTADRILVLHKGELIRDTTPYAMRSEEQEKHFTILLSYRAIVEDLPEATEIEIKQSALSFATKEASKVWQVLIHNGCTIEEIEVRNRTLLDSIFETT; encoded by the coding sequence ATGAATTTGATTGAAGTAAAGGATTTGTCCAAAGAGATTCGTGGGAAAGAAATTTTGAAAAATATTTCTTTTACAATTAACGATGGAGAATGTGTGGCGTTGATTGGTCCAAATGGGGCTGGGAAAACGACATTAATGGATTGCTTGTTGGGCGATAAGTTTCTTACAGGTGGACAGGTCGGGATTCAGAGTTTGCAGCCGACAAATAATCAATTGAAACAGGTAGTTGCTATTTTGCCACAAGAAAACACAGTCATGGCAGATTTGAAGGTAAATGAACTATTAAACTTTTTCCAAAGTGTTTACCCAAATAGTCTGAGCAATCAGGAAATTGATGTTCTGTTGAAATTTACGGATAAGCAAAAAGAACAGTTGGCCAGTAAATTATCTGGTGGACAAAAACGGTTACTTTCTTTTGTTTTAGCTCTTATCGGGCGTCCGAAGATACTCTTTTTAGATGAACCAACTTCTGCTATGCATACTTCTACAAGACAGCATTTTTGGGAAGTTGTGGATGAACTAAAGAAAAATGGTGTGACTATTGTTTATTCTTCTCACTATATCGAAGAAGTGGAGCATACAGCGGATCGTATTTTGGTGCTACATAAGGGAGAACTAATCCGAGATACGACGCCGTATGCCATGCGTAGTGAAGAACAGGAAAAACACTTCACTATTCTGCTTTCTTACCGAGCTATTGTAGAAGACTTACCTGAAGCAACCGAAATCGAAATCAAGCAAAGTGCTCTGTCCTTTGCAACTAAAGAGGCCAGTAAAGTATGGCAAGTCTTGATCCATAATGGCTGTACGATTGAGGAAATTGAAGTACGCAACCGAACGTTGTTGGATAGTATTTTTGAGACAACATAA
- a CDS encoding ISL3 family transposase (programmed frameshift) has protein sequence MEQLNFITNLLGIKDPNITILDVLDAGTHKEIIAKLDYPEPKCPHCQGQMAKYDFQKESKIPYLECAGFKTLIRLRKRRFRCKVCRKMAVAETSFVKKNHQIATIVNQKITQKLIEKVPMTTIAESLSVSTSTVIHKLKEFKFKTDLSYLPEHMSWDEYSFKKGKMSFIAQDFDSRQVITILDGRTQARIHNHFLHYSRPVRCRVKIITMDMFSPYYDLARQLFPCAKIVLDRFYIVQHLSRAMCRIRVQIMKQSDRKSHEYRALKRYWKLIQQDSRKLSHKRFYRPTFRMHLTNQEILDKLLSYSQELKEHYELYQLLLFHFQEKQAEHFFGLIGKTISCINPIFQTVFKTFLKDKDKIINALELPYSNAKLEATKNLIKVIKRNAFGFRNFENFKNFKTRIIIALNIKKKRTNSVLFRV, from the exons ATGGAACAATTAAATTTTATCACAAACTTACTCGGAATAAAAGACCCTAACATCACTATTTTGGATGTTCTAGATGCTGGAACGCATAAAGAAATCATTGCTAAGCTAGATTATCCTGAGCCTAAATGCCCTCACTGCCAAGGACAAATGGCTAAATATGACTTCCAGAAAGAATCAAAAATTCCCTATCTAGAGTGTGCGGGATTCAAGACTCTCATTCGATTGAGAAAACGCCGTTTCCGCTGTAAAGTCTGTCGG AAAATGGCTGTAGCTGAGACTTCCTTCGTCAAGAAAAATCACCAAATCGCAACTATCGTCAACCAGAAAATCACACAAAAATTGATTGAGAAAGTCCCTATGACTACCATCGCTGAAAGTTTATCTGTATCTACTTCCACCGTCATTCATAAATTGAAAGAATTCAAGTTCAAGACTGACCTTAGCTACCTTCCAGAACACATGAGCTGGGATGAATACAGCTTCAAGAAAGGAAAGATGAGCTTCATTGCACAGGATTTCGACTCAAGACAGGTCATAACTATCCTAGATGGACGAACTCAAGCGAGGATTCACAATCACTTCCTTCATTATTCTAGACCGGTTAGATGCCGAGTGAAAATCATTACCATGGATATGTTTAGTCCCTACTATGACTTGGCTAGGCAACTTTTTCCATGCGCTAAAATCGTCCTCGATCGCTTTTACATTGTACAACATCTCAGCCGGGCTATGTGTCGTATTCGTGTTCAAATCATGAAGCAATCAGATCGAAAGTCTCATGAATATAGGGCGCTGAAACGCTACTGGAAACTCATTCAACAAGATAGTCGAAAACTAAGTCATAAACGCTTTTATCGTCCGACTTTTCGTATGCACTTGACAAATCAAGAGATTCTTGACAAGCTGCTCTCTTACTCTCAAGAACTCAAAGAACACTATGAACTCTACCAACTCTTACTTTTTCATTTTCAAGAGAAACAAGCTGAACATTTCTTTGGACTCATTGGAAAAACAATTTCTTGTATAAATCCTATCTTTCAGACTGTTTTTAAAACCTTTCTCAAGGACAAAGATAAAATTATCAACGCTCTTGAACTCCCTTACTCAAATGCAAAACTAGAAGCTACGAAGAACCTTATCAAGGTCATCAAGCGCAACGCTTTTGGCTTCCGAAACTTTGAAAACTTTAAAAACTTTAAAACTAGAATCATCATCGCTTTGAATATCAAAAAGAAGAGAACCAATTCGGTCCTCTTCAGGGTATGA
- a CDS encoding DAK2 domain-containing protein: protein MSNITTSLFQEMVQSASTRLNKQAEYVNSLNVFPVPDGDTGTNMGMTIENGAKEVADKSASTVGEVAGIFAKGLLMGARGNSGVITSQLFRGFSQSVKEKEELTGQDLALAFQSGVEVAYKAVMKPVEGTILTVSRGAAIGARKKAEETDDAVEVMKAALESAKIALAKTPDMLPVLKEVGVVDSGGQGLVFIYEGFLAALTGEYIASEEFQATPATMTEMINAEHHKSVASHVATEDIKFGYCTEIMVALKKGSTYVKEFDYDEFRNYLNELGDSLLVVNDDEIVKVHVHTEDPGLVMQEGLKYGSLVKVKVDNMRNQHDAQVEKEERENKQTAEEKEYAVIAVVAGEGLAEIFKAQGVDYIISGGQTMNPSTEDFIKAVEQVNARHIIILPNNKNIFMAAQSAAEVIEQPAAVIETRTIPQGLTSLLAFDSSKSIEENHDRMTAALTDVISGSVTTAVRDTTIDGLEIHENDNLGMVDGKIVVSNPDMLTTLNETFSKMLDTDSEIVTIYIGEDGSEDLANELAQDITEKFEDVEVEIHKGGQPVYPYLFSVE from the coding sequence GTGTCAAATATTACTACTAGTTTATTTCAAGAAATGGTGCAGTCTGCATCTACTCGTTTGAATAAACAGGCTGAATATGTCAATTCTTTAAATGTTTTTCCTGTGCCGGATGGTGACACAGGTACCAATATGGGAATGACCATTGAAAATGGAGCAAAAGAAGTTGCAGATAAATCTGCTTCTACTGTTGGTGAAGTGGCTGGAATTTTTGCTAAAGGTCTCTTGATGGGGGCGCGTGGGAATTCTGGTGTTATTACTTCACAGCTTTTCCGTGGTTTCTCTCAGAGTGTGAAAGAAAAGGAAGAATTAACAGGACAAGATTTAGCTCTTGCTTTTCAGTCTGGAGTTGAAGTGGCCTACAAAGCTGTGATGAAGCCTGTTGAAGGAACGATTTTAACTGTTTCTCGCGGGGCTGCAATCGGTGCTAGAAAAAAAGCAGAAGAAACAGACGATGCTGTTGAGGTGATGAAGGCTGCTCTTGAGAGTGCTAAGATAGCTCTTGCGAAGACACCAGATATGCTTCCGGTCTTAAAGGAAGTGGGAGTTGTGGACTCTGGTGGTCAAGGTTTGGTGTTCATCTATGAAGGCTTTTTGGCAGCGTTGACAGGTGAATACATTGCATCCGAAGAGTTTCAGGCAACGCCTGCAACAATGACGGAAATGATTAATGCAGAGCATCATAAGTCAGTAGCGAGTCATGTGGCAACAGAAGACATCAAATTCGGTTATTGTACTGAAATCATGGTGGCTTTGAAAAAAGGTTCAACGTATGTAAAAGAATTTGATTATGATGAATTTCGCAATTATTTGAATGAATTGGGGGACTCACTCCTTGTCGTCAATGATGACGAAATTGTAAAGGTTCATGTCCACACGGAAGATCCAGGTTTAGTCATGCAGGAAGGCTTGAAATATGGAAGCCTTGTCAAAGTCAAAGTAGATAATATGCGCAATCAACATGATGCACAAGTTGAAAAGGAAGAGCGTGAGAACAAGCAAACTGCTGAAGAAAAGGAGTATGCTGTTATTGCAGTTGTGGCTGGTGAAGGTTTGGCAGAAATCTTTAAGGCACAAGGAGTAGACTACATCATCTCCGGTGGTCAAACGATGAATCCTTCAACAGAAGATTTTATTAAGGCAGTTGAACAGGTCAATGCTCGCCATATCATTATCTTGCCAAACAATAAGAATATTTTCATGGCGGCACAATCGGCAGCTGAGGTAATTGAACAACCTGCTGCAGTAATAGAAACAAGAACGATTCCGCAAGGTTTAACAAGCCTATTGGCTTTTGATTCAAGTAAATCTATTGAGGAAAATCATGACCGAATGACGGCTGCTCTTACGGATGTGATAAGTGGTAGTGTGACAACAGCTGTTCGCGATACAACGATTGATGGATTGGAAATTCATGAAAACGATAATCTTGGTATGGTAGATGGAAAAATTGTTGTGTCTAATCCGGATATGTTGACAACATTGAATGAAACATTCAGTAAAATGTTAGATACAGACAGCGAAATTGTGACGATTTACATCGGTGAAGATGGAAGTGAAGATTTGGCCAATGAATTGGCTCAAGATATTACTGAAAAATTTGAAGATGTAGAAGTGGAAATCCATAAAGGTGGACAACCAGTTTATCCATATCTTTTTAGTGTTGAATAA
- a CDS encoding Asp23/Gls24 family envelope stress response protein, whose protein sequence is MTVKINTKDGQIELTDDVIATIVGGAATEIFGVVGMASKNAIKDNFQALLGKENYAKGVVVKTTEEGSIAVDVYTVLSYGTKISEVSKNIQERVKFSLENQLGITAETVNVYIQNIKVVGE, encoded by the coding sequence ATGACTGTAAAAATCAATACAAAAGATGGTCAAATCGAACTGACAGATGATGTCATTGCGACAATTGTTGGTGGGGCAGCAACTGAAATTTTTGGTGTTGTCGGAATGGCCAGTAAAAATGCCATTAAAGATAATTTCCAAGCTTTGTTGGGCAAAGAAAATTATGCAAAAGGTGTTGTAGTAAAAACAACGGAAGAAGGAAGCATTGCTGTTGATGTGTATACAGTTTTGAGCTATGGTACTAAGATAAGTGAAGTGTCTAAAAATATTCAAGAGCGTGTGAAATTCAGTCTTGAGAATCAGCTTGGAATTACTGCTGAAACAGTAAATGTCTATATCCAAAATATTAAAGTTGTAGGAGAATAA
- the rpmB gene encoding 50S ribosomal protein L28, whose product MAKVCYFTGRKTVSGNNRSHAMNQTKRTVKPNLQKVTILVDGKPKKVWASARALKSGKVERV is encoded by the coding sequence ATGGCAAAAGTATGTTACTTTACAGGTCGTAAAACTGTATCAGGAAATAACCGCTCTCACGCAATGAACCAAACAAAACGTACTGTGAAACCAAATCTTCAAAAGGTGACAATCTTAGTTGATGGTAAACCTAAGAAAGTTTGGGCTTCAGCACGTGCCCTTAAATCAGGCAAAGTTGAACGCGTTTAA
- a CDS encoding LiaF transmembrane domain-containing protein — MRKTLFGVGLLVLAGWVLLQGNFGIPVMDFNFWPMLVVLGFAYFAVENFWRGNLSGGVILAIISLIVANSSYHFLPISSGTIFLAGILASIGIGLIFKPKRIWGVYRGSNAHRIINGDINFGSGTRYINSEDFTYETLDCTFGNATVYFDNATIKGDSAIFDVDVSFGNATLYVPSNWRVELDVDNAFGTVTNPRNINEKDKILYVKGDVSFGRLGIIYI; from the coding sequence ATGAGAAAAACATTGTTTGGAGTGGGGCTTTTGGTATTGGCAGGCTGGGTGCTATTACAAGGAAATTTTGGTATTCCAGTTATGGATTTTAATTTTTGGCCGATGCTCGTTGTACTGGGCTTTGCTTACTTTGCGGTTGAAAATTTTTGGAGAGGAAATTTATCTGGTGGGGTTATTTTAGCCATTATTTCCTTAATCGTTGCAAATAGTAGCTATCACTTTTTGCCAATCTCATCTGGAACGATTTTCTTAGCAGGGATTCTGGCTTCTATTGGTATTGGCTTAATTTTCAAACCAAAACGGATTTGGGGTGTTTATCGTGGTTCAAATGCTCATCGCATTATAAATGGAGACATCAATTTTGGAAGTGGTACGCGCTACATCAATTCAGAAGATTTTACTTATGAAACGCTAGATTGTACCTTTGGTAATGCCACAGTTTATTTTGATAATGCCACGATAAAAGGCGATTCCGCTATCTTTGATGTTGATGTATCTTTTGGGAATGCAACGTTATATGTGCCTAGTAATTGGCGTGTGGAGTTGGATGTAGACAATGCTTTCGGCACAGTTACCAATCCCCGTAACATCAATGAGAAAGACAAGATCCTCTATGTAAAGGGAGATGTATCTTTCGGTCGTTTGGGAATTATCTATATTTAA
- a CDS encoding LytTR family DNA-binding domain-containing protein, protein MKIRVELDSNLEEAEIVIKAPRFDEQIERIQRSLEEVAKPSILFYKDTSEYYVDLADILFFETEGNKIFAHARNNAYEVKLKLYELEECLPRYFCRISKSTITNIKAIYSLEKSFSGTSSIRFYDTHKQVHVSRHYFQFLKEKLSEMR, encoded by the coding sequence ATGAAAATTCGAGTTGAGCTAGATTCTAATCTGGAAGAAGCAGAAATTGTCATTAAGGCACCTCGCTTTGATGAACAGATAGAGCGCATTCAGCGTTCTCTGGAAGAAGTTGCTAAGCCGTCTATTCTTTTTTACAAAGATACGAGCGAATACTATGTTGATTTAGCAGATATTCTCTTTTTTGAGACAGAGGGAAATAAGATTTTTGCACATGCTCGAAATAATGCTTATGAAGTAAAGCTGAAATTGTATGAGCTGGAAGAATGCTTGCCACGTTATTTCTGTCGTATTTCTAAGTCAACAATTACGAATATTAAAGCAATTTATTCGTTGGAAAAGTCTTTTTCAGGGACCAGCAGCATTCGCTTTTATGATACTCATAAACAAGTGCACGTGTCTCGGCATTATTTTCAATTTTTAAAAGAAAAATTAAGTGAAATGAGGTAA
- a CDS encoding GNAT family N-acetyltransferase, which translates to MAQIKEIKKEDQKLAIAAEILADLPEWFGIPDSTQAYIEAAGKLRVWGAYEGDDPLGFISLSYSSEDCAEIDCLAIKKDYHRQGIGSKLVNVLEMAAGQQVDYLQVKTVELGHYPTYDRTNAFYQAQGFKKLEIFPQLWDSHNPCMVLIKKIS; encoded by the coding sequence ATGGCTCAGATTAAAGAAATCAAGAAAGAGGATCAGAAGTTAGCGATTGCAGCTGAGATTTTGGCTGATTTACCAGAGTGGTTTGGTATTCCAGATAGTACTCAAGCCTATATTGAGGCGGCTGGGAAACTTCGTGTCTGGGGAGCTTATGAGGGGGATGATCCGCTTGGTTTTATTAGTTTGTCCTATTCCAGTGAAGACTGTGCAGAGATTGACTGCCTAGCTATCAAGAAAGACTATCATAGACAAGGGATTGGATCAAAGCTAGTGAATGTCTTGGAAATGGCAGCAGGACAACAAGTTGACTATTTACAAGTCAAAACAGTAGAACTGGGTCATTATCCAACCTACGATAGAACTAATGCTTTCTATCAGGCTCAAGGTTTTAAAAAATTAGAAATCTTCCCTCAGCTATGGGATTCACACAATCCCTGCATGGTTTTAATCAAGAAAATTTCCTAA
- a CDS encoding class II fructose-bisphosphate aldolase → MAIVSAEKFVQAARDNGYAVGGFNTNNLEWTQAILRAAEAKKAPVLIQTSMGAAKYMGGYKVCKLLIENLVESMGITVPVAIHLDHGHYEDALECIKVGYTSVMFDGSHLPVEENLEKARKVVEFAHANGVSVEAEVGTIGGEEDGIIGDGELAPIEDAKAMVETGIDFLAAGIGNIHGPYPANWKGLHLDHLQKLTEAVPGFPIVLHGGSGIPDDQIQAAIKLGVAKVNVNTECQIAFAKATRKFVAEYEANEAEYDKKKLFDPRKFLKPGFEAITEAVEERIDVFGSEGKA, encoded by the coding sequence ATGGCAATCGTTTCAGCAGAAAAATTTGTCCAAGCAGCTCGTGACAATGGTTATGCAGTTGGTGGATTTAATACAAACAACCTTGAGTGGACTCAAGCTATCTTGCGTGCAGCAGAAGCTAAAAAAGCTCCAGTTCTTATCCAAACTTCTATGGGTGCTGCTAAATATATGGGTGGTTACAAAGTATGTAAACTTCTCATCGAAAACCTTGTAGAATCAATGGGAATTACTGTACCAGTTGCTATTCACCTTGACCATGGTCATTATGAAGATGCGCTTGAATGTATCAAAGTTGGTTACACTTCAGTTATGTTTGATGGTTCTCATCTTCCAGTTGAAGAAAACCTTGAAAAAGCTCGCAAAGTTGTTGAATTTGCGCATGCAAATGGCGTGTCAGTAGAAGCTGAAGTTGGTACAATCGGTGGTGAAGAAGATGGTATCATCGGTGACGGTGAATTAGCTCCAATCGAAGATGCAAAAGCAATGGTTGAAACTGGAATTGACTTCCTTGCAGCAGGTATTGGTAACATTCATGGACCATACCCAGCTAACTGGAAAGGTCTTCACCTTGACCACTTGCAAAAATTGACAGAAGCTGTCCCTGGATTCCCAATCGTACTTCACGGTGGTTCAGGTATTCCTGATGACCAAATCCAAGCAGCTATCAAATTGGGTGTTGCTAAAGTAAATGTAAACACTGAATGTCAAATTGCTTTTGCAAAAGCTACTCGTAAATTCGTTGCTGAATACGAAGCAAACGAAGCAGAATACGATAAGAAGAAACTTTTTGACCCACGTAAATTCTTGAAGCCAGGTTTCGAAGCCATTACAGAAGCTGTTGAAGAACGTATTGACGTATTTGGTTCAGAAGGTAAAGCTTAA
- a CDS encoding peptide ABC transporter substrate-binding protein, with amino-acid sequence MKSSKWIIATGVVLSAGILLSGCGKSASSTSTYSYVYTQDPDTLNYLMANRATTSDVVTNLVDGLLENDQYGNLVPALAKSWTVSKDGLTYTYKLRKDAKWYTSEGEEYASVKAQDFVTGLKYAADNKSEALYLVQDSVKGLDAYIKGETKDFSTVGVKALDDYTVQYTLSRAETYWNSKTTNNILFPVNADFLKSQGKNFGSVKPTSILYNGPYLLKSLTAKSSMEFAKNPHYYDKKNVHLDNIKLTYYDGSDQEALIRNFTDGAYSAARLYPNSSSFASVKKQYANNIIYSLQDATSYYYNFNLNRQSYNHTSKKTDAQKAATQEAVLNKAFRQAINFAYNRTSYGAQSNGKEKVLRNTLVPPTFVSIGDKTFGDVVSSKLVNYGSEWSNMNLADAQDAYYNPEKAKAKFAQAKAELQAKGVQFPIHLDVPADQTSKIGVQWESSMKQSVESVLGTENVIIDIQQMSSDELNNISYFANTAAQKDYDLYNGGWSGDYQDPSTYLDTLNIKNGGSLQNFGLEPGQENDKIKAVGLDTYTEMLAEANAETNEATRYEKYAEAQAWLIDSGLTMPNLSLGGTPSVTKTVPFSRSYSLVGIKGASSSYFKYVKLQDKIVTTKEYESAKKKWLKEKETSNKKAQDDYENHVK; translated from the coding sequence ATGAAATCATCAAAATGGATTATTGCAACAGGAGTTGTGCTAAGCGCTGGAATCCTATTATCAGGTTGTGGCAAGTCAGCTTCTAGCACATCAACTTATTCATACGTGTATACACAAGATCCAGACACGCTAAATTATCTGATGGCGAACCGTGCGACAACTTCAGATGTTGTGACTAACTTAGTTGATGGATTATTGGAAAATGACCAGTACGGAAATTTAGTTCCGGCGCTTGCTAAGTCATGGACAGTCTCCAAAGATGGCTTGACATATACGTATAAATTACGTAAAGATGCTAAATGGTACACATCAGAAGGTGAAGAGTACGCAAGTGTAAAAGCGCAAGACTTTGTAACTGGCTTGAAATACGCCGCAGATAATAAATCAGAAGCCCTTTACCTCGTTCAAGATTCTGTCAAAGGTTTAGATGCTTACATCAAGGGTGAAACGAAAGATTTTTCAACGGTTGGAGTAAAAGCTCTAGATGACTATACAGTACAGTATACACTCAGCCGTGCAGAGACTTATTGGAATTCAAAAACGACCAATAATATCCTCTTCCCAGTTAATGCAGATTTCTTGAAATCACAAGGAAAAAATTTTGGTTCTGTAAAACCAACCAGCATTCTATACAATGGTCCTTATCTATTGAAGTCTCTGACAGCCAAGTCTTCTATGGAATTTGCTAAAAATCCTCATTACTATGATAAAAAGAATGTTCATTTGGATAACATTAAATTGACATATTATGACGGCTCTGACCAAGAAGCCCTTATCCGTAACTTCACAGATGGTGCCTATAGTGCAGCTCGTCTTTATCCAAATAGCTCTAGTTTTGCTTCTGTTAAGAAACAATATGCTAACAATATCATCTATAGTTTGCAAGATGCGACCAGCTACTATTATAACTTTAATTTAAATCGTCAGTCCTATAACCATACATCGAAGAAAACAGATGCTCAAAAGGCTGCGACCCAAGAAGCGGTGCTAAATAAAGCTTTCCGTCAAGCTATCAACTTTGCCTATAATCGTACTTCTTATGGTGCACAAAGTAATGGGAAAGAAAAGGTATTGCGGAACACACTCGTGCCACCAACATTTGTTTCTATCGGTGATAAAACGTTTGGTGATGTTGTGTCTTCTAAGCTGGTAAACTATGGCTCAGAATGGTCAAACATGAATTTGGCCGATGCACAAGATGCTTATTACAATCCAGAAAAAGCTAAAGCAAAGTTTGCTCAAGCTAAAGCAGAACTGCAAGCAAAGGGTGTTCAGTTTCCTATCCACTTAGATGTACCAGCTGATCAGACAAGTAAAATTGGTGTTCAATGGGAAAGTTCCATGAAACAATCTGTTGAGTCTGTCTTAGGCACAGAAAATGTTATCATTGATATTCAACAAATGAGTTCAGATGAATTAAACAATATCAGTTATTTTGCTAATACAGCTGCTCAAAAGGACTATGATTTGTATAATGGTGGTTGGTCTGGTGACTATCAAGACCCATCTACTTATCTAGATACTTTGAATATAAAAAATGGTGGTAGTTTGCAAAACTTTGGTCTGGAACCAGGTCAAGAAAATGATAAGATCAAGGCAGTTGGACTGGACACATATACAGAGATGCTAGCAGAAGCAAATGCTGAAACCAACGAAGCTACACGCTATGAAAAATATGCCGAGGCGCAAGCATGGTTAATTGATAGTGGCTTGACAATGCCAAACCTCTCTCTTGGAGGAACACCATCTGTGACGAAAACAGTTCCATTTAGCCGTTCTTATTCATTAGTTGGAATCAAAGGTGCTTCAAGCAGTTATTTCAAATATGTCAAACTGCAAGACAAAATTGTAACAACAAAAGAATATGAAAGTGCTAAAAAGAAATGGCTAAAAGAAAAAGAAACCTCTAATAAAAAAGCGCAAGATGACTACGAAAATCATGTGAAATAA
- the mraY gene encoding phospho-N-acetylmuramoyl-pentapeptide-transferase, giving the protein MLQAIVAGVVTFILTLVGIPTFIRFYHKAHISGQQMHEDVKQHQAKAGTPTMGGTVFLVASVLSSFVIALISRELSSAALMILFILVLYGIVGFLDDFLKIFRKINEGLNPKQKLALQIIGGIVFYFFFDTHGGGDLLNVFGFPLHLGYLYIAFALFWLVGFSNAVNLTDGIDGLASISVTISLTAYAVIAVVQHRFDILIVILSMIGGLLAFFIFNHKPAKIFMGDVGSLALGGMLAAISMALHQEWTLLIIGIVYVFETTSVMMQVSYFKLTGGKRIFRMTPVHHHFELGGLSGHGKAWSEWKVDFFFWGIGLVASLLTLAILYL; this is encoded by the coding sequence ATGTTACAAGCTATCGTTGCAGGTGTTGTGACCTTTATTCTAACTCTGGTTGGAATACCTACTTTTATTCGTTTTTATCATAAAGCTCATATTTCTGGGCAACAAATGCACGAGGATGTGAAGCAGCACCAAGCAAAAGCGGGAACTCCAACCATGGGTGGGACTGTTTTCTTGGTAGCTTCCGTTTTGTCCAGTTTTGTGATTGCACTTATATCAAGAGAACTCTCAAGCGCTGCTTTGATGATATTGTTTATTCTTGTTTTGTACGGTATTGTTGGTTTCTTGGATGACTTTTTAAAGATTTTTCGCAAAATAAATGAAGGCTTAAATCCCAAGCAAAAATTAGCTCTTCAAATTATTGGTGGTATTGTTTTTTACTTCTTCTTTGACACCCACGGTGGAGGCGATTTGCTTAATGTTTTTGGTTTCCCACTTCATTTAGGTTATCTTTATATCGCTTTTGCCCTCTTTTGGTTGGTTGGTTTTTCCAATGCAGTCAATTTGACAGATGGCATTGATGGATTAGCCAGCATTTCTGTTACAATCAGTTTGACAGCTTATGCAGTTATTGCGGTGGTTCAGCATCGTTTTGATATTTTAATTGTCATTTTGAGTATGATTGGCGGTCTGCTTGCCTTCTTCATTTTCAATCATAAACCAGCTAAAATTTTTATGGGTGATGTAGGGAGCTTAGCACTTGGTGGTATGTTAGCAGCCATTTCGATGGCGCTTCATCAAGAATGGACGCTGCTCATCATTGGAATTGTCTATGTCTTTGAAACAACTTCGGTTATGATGCAGGTTTCTTATTTCAAATTGACCGGCGGCAAACGTATTTTTCGGATGACACCAGTTCATCACCATTTTGAACTGGGAGGTCTATCAGGGCATGGTAAAGCTTGGAGTGAATGGAAGGTCGATTTCTTTTTCTGGGGAATTGGTCTTGTAGCTAGCTTACTAACACTTGCAATTTTATATTTATAA